The sequence GAACGTCGCCGAGCGGCGGCGGCCGAAGCGGCTCGAGTCGTCCCGCCGGCTGGCGCCGCGCCCGCTCGTGAAACCGGCTGCGGCCGCAGCTCCCGTCGTCGCGGCCGCCGGCCTCTCCGACTTCGCCGCCCGCTGGATGTTCGGCGACGGCGTCGTCGAGGGCACGCCGTTCGCCGGCGGCGCGGCCGCCGACTACGAGCGGCCGTCGTTCCTCGACGGCCCCGACGAGCCCAGCTTCCAGCCGCGCCCGCAGATCCCGCCCGGAGCCGAGCTGCGAAGCGCCGTCGAGGAGGTGGGCCCGCGGTTTCGGCTCTCGCGCACCCCGCCGCCTCCGCCGTCGCCTCCGCCGTCGCCCGCGCCGGAGCCGCCGCAGGCGCCCGACCCGGCCCACGACGAGGCCGTGCGCCGAAACGTCGTCGCCGAGCGCGCCCACGTCGAGCCGGGCGGGACGCGGCCGGTCATCCGGGTCGTGCACCAGCCCGGCCCGCCGCGCCGCTCGCAGGTGATCGTGCGCCACGTCCACGAGGGCGCGCGCGAGGCGGCCGAGGGCGGCGGCAAGGGCGCCGCCGCCTACCGCACGGCCCGGGTCGGCATCGGCGCGGCCCGCCTCGTCCAGCACTACGAGGAGGTGAAGGCGGTCGAGGCCTTCGGCCACCGCGTCGCCGACGCCGCCCGCGAGGAGTGGGGGAAGCTGAAGAAGGACGCGGGCGAGTGGCGCGACAAGGCGCTGCACGAGTGGGACCATCTGAAGCGCGAGGGCCGCGGGCTCGAACGCCGGGCCTTCGGCGAGGTGCACAAGCTGGAGCGCGAGGGGCGGGGTCTCGAACGGCGCGCCTTCGGCGAGGCGCACCACCTCGAGCGCGAGGGCCGCAGCATCGAGCGCGGCGTGCTCCACGAGGTGCAGAGCATCCGGCGGCTGCCCGGCCAGCTGTTGCGCCAGGCCGAGGGCGCCGAGCGGCGCATGATCCGCACGGCGATCCGGGCGGTCGAGCGGCAGCCGATCGTCAAGGCGGCGGAGGGCCTCGTCCGCTCGGCCACGCGCGGCGTCAAGGACGTCGAGCGGCTCGAGCACCAGGCGCTGCAGGCCGAGCACCGGCTCGAGGGGGCGCTGAAGGACCCGGCGAAGGAGCTGCGCCACCTCGGAGAGCAGGTCGAGAAGCACGTGCTCGACCGGCCGGTCGTGCGCCGGGCCGAGTCCGCGCTGAAAGGCGCAGAGCGGGCGGCCGAGCGGGAGGCGCACAAGCTGCCCGGGCACGTGCCGTCGGTCCCGGACGTCGCCGCTGCGAAGGCGGCGGCGCTGGCGGCGGCGGCCGAGGTGCCGCTCGAGATCTCCCGCGCCGGCCGGGCAGTCGTCCAGTTCGAGAAGCAGGCGGCAACCGCAGCCCACAAGCTCGAGGCCGAGGCCCGCCACGCGCTCGCACACGCCGACGGCCACATGCCGCACACGCCGCATTCCTCGCTGCCCTCGACGGTCGCGAGCCGGGCCGCATCGGCCGTCGAGCGCGCTGCCAGAACGCCGGAGGACATCGCCGCCGACCACATGTACGAGAACGTCGTCGAGCGCCTGCGCCGCGACCTGCTGGCCGAGCGCGAGCGCATGGGCAACCTGCTCGGGGACTGGCCGTGAGCTTCCAGCAGCAGATCCAGGATGCCGAGCAGCAGGCCGACCAGGCCGTCGACGACGCCAACCAGGACGCGCAGCAGGCCGAGCGCACGGCGCAGAAGGCGGAGCGCGACGCGCAGCAGCTGATGGGCGGCGCCTCGGGGCCGATCAACGGCTCGGACCGCTCGACCAAGAAGGGCTCGAAGACGCCCGACCCGGTCGGCGCGCTGCGCTTCCTCGTCAAGGCCGACGACTGCACGATCGGCCGCTTCGCCCACTGCCACGGCCTCTCCGCCGAGTACGAGATCGAGGAGTACGCCGAGGGCGGCCAGAACGCGTTCGTGCACAAGCTGCGCGGCCGCATGCGCTACCCGAACCTCGTCCTCAGCCGCGGGATCACGCACGAGAGCGGCCTGATGGACTGGTTCCTGCAGACGAAGAAGGCCGGCGAGCGCGGCAACATCTCGGTCTCGCTGCTCGGCCCGGACGGGAAGCCGGTGCGGCGGTGGGGCTTCGAGGGCGCGTTCCCGGTGCGCTGGGAGGGGCCGGTGCTGAACGCCCGCTCGCACACCGCGGCGACCGAGACGCTCGAGATCGCCCACCGCGGATTCGTGGTGCAGGACTGATGGCGGCGACCGACTCCACGACCGGCTTCCAGCAGGCCCAGCTCCTGATCGAGGGGCAGGACCCGCTGACGTGCTGGTTCAACCCCACCGACTACACGGTGAGGAAGACCAACCGCTGGAGCACCGGCAGCCAGCTCTCGGAGGAGTTCCCCCAGCGCGAGTTCATCGGCGGCGACCCCCGCGAGCTCACGCTGACGCTGCTCTTCGACGCGGCCGACACCGACAACGACGACGTCGCCGACGTGACCGACCAGCTCTTCTCGATGCTCGAGGTGCAGCCCGAGGTCGAGTCGGGCAAGAAGACGGCCCGGCCGCCGACGGTCACGTTCTCGTGGGGCCAGGTGTCGAGCTTCACGGCCGTCGCCACCAGCCTGCGGGTGCGCTACACGCTCTTCGACGTCGACGGCACGCCGCTCCGGGCGGTCGCCGACATCGCGCTCACCCAGGTCGAGAAGGTCGTCGGCGCGGGCGGCGGGCCGCGCCAGAACCCGACCACCGCCGGCATCGCCGGCCTGCGCATGCACGTCGTGCGCGACGGCGACAGCCTCCAGTCGATCGCCTACGCGATGTACGGCGACCCGACCCGGTGGCGAGGCATCGCCGAGGCGAACGGCATCGACGACCCGCTCGCCCTGCGCCGCGGCAGCACGCTCGCGATCCCGAGGGCCAACGGATGAGCCCGCTGCCGCTGATCTCCGGCGTCGAGGTGACGATCGACGGCGACCCGCTCGACAGCGCCCTCGCCGCCAACCTGCTCGAGGTGCGGGCCGACCAGCGCTACATGCTGCCGGCCGCGTTCCTCGTGCGCATCTCCGATCCCCAGCTCGCGCACATCGACTCGAGCCCGCTCACCGTCGGCGCCAAGGTCGAGATCAGCCTGGCCGCGGCCGGCGGCGACTCGCTCCAACCCGTCGTCAGCGGCCAGATCACCGCGGTCGAGCCGGAGTTCGGCCGCCAGGGCGCGGTGCTCGCCGCACGCGGCTACGACGAGTCGCACACGCTCAACCGCAGCCGCGTCACCGAGACGTACCAGAACATGAGCTCGGACGACATCGCCGCCAAGGTGGCCGACCGGGCCGGACTCGAGACCGGGACGATCTCGAGCGCGGGCGACGTCCACGACTTCGTCCAGCAGAACAACGAGACCGACTGGGAGTTCCTGTGGCGGCTGGCCCGGCGGATCGACTTCGAGGTCAAGGTGGCCGACGGCGCGCTCAGCTTCCAGAAGGCCGGCGGCGACGACGGCAGCGAGCCGCCGTCGCTGCGCTGGGGCGACGCCCTTCAGACCTTCCGGCCGCGCGTGACCGGCGTCCAGCAGGTCGAGGAGGTCGTCGTGCGCTCGTGGGACCCCTCGTCGAAGGACGTCATCGAGTCGCGTCAGGCGACGGGCACGCCGGACGCGTCGATCGGGATCGACCGCGGCGACGTCGGCTCCGCGCTCGGCGGCGGGTCGATGACGATGGCCGACCGGCCGGTGCTCTCCTCGGACGAGGCCGACGCGCTCGCCACCAGCATGGCCTCGCGCCTCGCGAACGCCTACGTCGAGGCCGAGGGCACCTGCCGCGGCAACCCCGCGCTGACGGCCGGCGTGAAGGTGCAGATCGACGGAGTCGGCCAGCTCTACGGCGGCGTCTACACGCTGAGCGCGACCAGCCACGTCTACCGCGTCGGCCAGGGCTACGAGACCCGCTTCGCCGTCACCGGCCGCTCGCCCCGCAGCCTGGTCGACCTGCTGAACCCGGCGCCGGTCGAGCGCTGGGGCGGCTCGGTCGTGGTCGGCATCGTCACCCAGAACTCCGACCCCGACAACATGGGCCGGGTGCGGGTGCGCTACCCCGCGCTCGGCGACGACATCGAGGGCTGGTGGGCGCGGATCGCGGCGCCGTCCGCCGGGAGCGAGCGCGGCCTGCTGATGATGCCGGTCGCCGGCGACGAGGTGCTGGTCGCATTCGAGCACGGCGACGTCCGCCGGCCCTACGTGCTGGGCGCGCTCTGGAACGGCAACGACACGCCCGGCTCCGACCTCGTCCAGACCGACGGGTCGTTCGCGCTGCGATCCGACAACAGGGCGACCGTCCACGCCGGCGGCGACATCACGCTCGAGACCGACGCCGACCTCGAGATCTCCGCCGGCGGCAAGCTCGAGCAGAAGTCGTCCGGCGACGCCTCGTACGAGGGCCAGAACGTGACCGTCAAGGCGAACTCGTCGCTCACGATCGAGGCGACGGGCGATCTCACCATCAAGGGGGCCAGCATCACCGTCCAGGCAAACGGCGCCGTCCAGGTCAGCGGCGCGTCCATCTCACTCGGATGAGCACGCCCGGCGACTTCATCGGATCCGGCGTGGCCTTCCCCCTGCGGGTCGACCGGCAGGGCTCGCTGGCGCTCGTGCGCCACGACGACGACATCCGCGAGGCGATCGCCGTGATCCTCGGCACGATGCCCGGTGAGCGGCCGATGCGGCCCCAGTTCGGCTGCGCGATCCACGACCACGTCTTCTCCGGCATCGACGGGAACACGCTCGGCCGGATCGACCACGACGTGCGGGTGGCGCTCGACCGGTGGGAGCCGCGGGCGCAGGTGCTCGAGGTCGACTTCGACCTCTCCGAGCGCGACGAGGGCCGGCTCCTGATCGACATCACCTACCGCATCCGCTCGACGAACGACGTGCGCAACCTCGTCTACCCGTTCTATCTCGTCCCGTCCGAGGAGGAGTCGTGAGCCTGCCCCAGGTCGACCTGGACGACCGTCGCTTCCAGGATCTCGTCAACGAGGCCCGCACCCGCGTCGCCCGCGCCTGCCCCGAGTGGACCGAGCACAACGTCTCCGACCCGGGCATCACCCTGATCGAGCTCTTCGCCTGGATGACCGACATGCTGGTCTACCGGTTGAACCGCGTGCCGGACAAGGTGCACGTCGCACTGCTCGAGCTGCTCGGGATCACGCTCGCGCCGCCCGCGCCGGCCGCCACCGACCTGCGCTTCCGATTGGCCGCGCCGGCCGCCGAGCCGGTGCCCGTGGGCGCCTGGGACACCGAGGTGGGGACGCTGCGCACGCCCCGCGAGGAGTCGATCGTGTTCCAGACCTCGGCCGACTTCACGATCCCCGCACTGCGCCCCAAGGCGTACATGCTCGAGCACGACGGCGCCGCCCGGGAGATCCCGGTCGGCTCCGGCGTCGCCCGCCCGCGCGGCGGCGACCAGGCGCCGTTCGCCGCCCCGCCGGTGCCGGGCGACGCGCTGTACCTCGGCTTCGACACGTCGCTCTCGCGGCTCGTCGTCGGCGTCTCGGTCGAGTGCTCGCAGGCCCGCGGCGCCGGCGTCGACCCCGAGGATCCGCCGCTGCGGTGGGAGTACTCGACCGGCGAGGGGGCGCTGGGCTGGCGCGAGGCGACCGTGCTCGCCGACCACACCGGCGGCTTCAACTACGGCAGCGGCATGGTCGAGCTCGAGCTGCCGGCCGAGACCGGCCAGGCCACCGTGGGCGAGCGCAAGCTGCACTGGATCCGCTGCCGGGTCGACCCGTTCACGCGCACCGAGGTGGCCGCCTCGTACACGCTCCCGCCCGAGATCTACTCGATCACGGCGGGCGCGATCGGCGCGCGCATCCCGGCGATGCACGCCAACCGCCGCCGCGCCGAGCTGCTCGGCGAGAGCGACGGCACGCCCGGCCAGAGCTTCCGGCTCCGGCACGCCCCCGTGCTGTCGCTCGCGAACGACGAGGCGCTCGAGGTGCTGCCGCCGCGAGGCGACGACTGGGAGCGGTGGGAGCTCGTCGAGAGCTTCGCCGAGAGCTCCGCCGACGACCGCCACTTCGTGCTCGACGCCGCCTCGGGCGAGGTGCAGCTGGGCACCGCCGTCTACGCCGGGGACGGCAGCTGGCGCCAGTTCGGCGCCGTGCCGGCAAAGGGGTCGCTGCTGCGCATGTCCGGCTATCGCAGCGGCGGCGGCCGCCGCGGCAACCTGGCCGCCGGCACGCTGAACGTGCTCAAGTCGTCGATCCCGGGCGTCGCCTCGGTGACGAACCCCCTCGCCGCCACCGGCGGCGTCGACGGCGAGACGCTGGACGACGCCCGGCGGCGGGCGCCGCTCGAGCTGCGCACGCGCTACCGGGCGGTCACCGCCGAGGACTTCGAGGCGCTCTGCCGGGAGGCATCGCGCCAGGTGGCGCGCGTCTACTGCATCCCGCCCGACCCCGACGACGCGCTCGTGCGCGTGCGCCTGCTGCCGATGATCGAGGACGCCTACCGCAAGCTCACGCTCGAGGAGCTGACGCCGAGCGACGACCTGCTCGCCCAGGTGGCGGCCTACCTCGATCCGCGCCGGATGGTGGGCAGCCGCGTCCACCTGGCGCCCGTGCAGCTGCGCGGCGTGAGCGTGGTGTGCGACGTCCAGGCTGCGCTCGGCGCCGACCCCGGACGGGTCGAGGTCGAGATCGAGCGGATGCTCTACACCTACCTGAACCCGCTCGTCGGCGGAAACCCGCACGGGCCGGGGACGGGCTGGGAGTTCGGCCGCTCGCTGAACCAGGGCGAGCTCTTCGGCGTCGTCCACCAGGTGCCGGGCGTCGAGTTCGTGAAGATCCTGCGCGTCTACGAGACCGACCTCGTCACCGGCAAGCAGGACCCCAAGCCGCTCGGCTCCCACCTCGAGATCGAGGCGCACGCGCTGGTCGCGTCGGGCACGCACATCGTCAAGGCCGCCCACCGGGAGATGTGACGTGGCGACCGACGACCGGCGCACGCAACCGCTGGCGACCGTGGTGATGCAGCGCCCGGCGCGCGAGCTCGCCGACGCCGAGCCGCCCCGGGCGGCGTCCGCCCGCCGCTACCTGCGCGAGCACCTGCCGTCGATCTACACCGACCCGCCCGGCGCCGAGCCGGGCGTCGAGGGCTTCACCTCGCGGCTGATCGGCAGCCTCGAGCGGGTGCTCGACCCGGTCGTGGCGACGCTCGACTGCCTGCCGGCCCAGCTGTCCGCCGACACCGCTCCCGCCCCGATGCTGGCGCTGATGGCCGGCTGGCTGGGCCTGGCCGAGGACGAGCGGCGGTCGCTGGCCGACCGCCGCGACGAGGTCCGGTTCGCCTCGGCCATCGCCCAGTCGCGGGGGACGCTGCCGGGGATCCAGCTCGGCCTCAAGACGGCGTTTCCGAGCCTGCCGCTGCGGGTCGAGGACGGCGGCGGCGTCACGTTCTCGACCGACCCCGCCAAGGAGCCCGAGGCCGGGCCGCGCGAGTTCGTCGTCTACTGCGACACGCCGATCCCGGTCGAGCGGCAGGCGGCCGTGGCGCGGGCCGTGGACCGCTTGAAGCCGGTGAACGCGCGATATCGTCTGCGCGTGAAGTCGCCGCCGAAGCCCAAGCAGGCGCCGGAGCCGAAGCCGACGGTCGAGTCCGAGCCGCCGCCCGCCGAGGACACGTGAGAGTCTGCCCCGCCTGCCACCGGGAGAACCCGGAGGACTCGGACTTCTGCCAGTACTGCGGCGAGTACCTGCGCTGGGATCCGACGGTCGCGACACCCGCCGTGCGGCCGCCCTCGGGGCCCGGCCTCGGGCCGGCGCAGGTGCCGCCGGGCATGCGCCCGATCCCCCAGTCCGGCGGCGGCCGCGGCCCCGCCGACTCCGTCTCGATCACGCTGCGCTCGCTGACCGACGACTCCGACCCGCGCGAGGGTGTCCGGGTGGCCTGCGAGCCGGGCGCGACCGCGACGCTGGTGGCGTCGGTGCGGAACCAGAGCGGCATCGTCGACAACTACGACCTCCGCGTCGAGGGCCTGCCCGAGGGCTGGTGGACGATCACGCCGCCGACCGCCTACCTGGTTCCCTACGGCGCGCCCAGCGGCCGCTACGAGCAGGACGCGCAGGTGCACCTGCACCCGCCCAAGTCCGCGCAGGCCGAGGCCCGCGACTGGCCGATCCGGGTGGTGGCCGGGTCGCGCGCCAACGGCACCGACGCCGGCTCCGCGTCGGCCCGGCTGACCGTCCAGCCGTATCAGAACGTCGAGACCGACCTGCGCCCCGAGCGGGCCACCGGGCGGCGCCGGGGCAAGTTCGCCTTCGCCGTGCGCAACCTCGCGAACGCGCCGATCGAGCTCGAGTTCTCGGCGACCGACCCCGAGGAGAAGTGCAAGTTCGCGATCAAGACCCGTCGCGGAATCGCCCAGCCGGGCCGGCGCACCGGCACCGAGCTGATGGTGAAGGCGCCCAAGCACATCTGGGTGGGCCGGCCGCTCGACCATCCGTTCACGATCCACGCCCGCTCGCCCGGGACCGAGGAGATCGTCATCAGCCGACAGGCGGTCTTCCGCCAGCAGCCGTGGTTCGCCTGGTGGGTGCCGATCGTGATCGCCGCGGCGCTCGCGCTCGGCGTGGCCGGCTACAAGCTGCTGCAGAGCCCGCCGACGATCACGGTCCCCAACCTCACCGGCAAGCCCGCGTCCGCGGTGCAGGCGCTGCTCGAGAAGCTCGGGCTGCTGCTCACGAACAATCCCGCCGCCACGAAGATCGTCGCGGCCAAGAACGAGATCGGGAAGATCGTGAGCCAGAACCCGGACGCCGGGTTCAAGCTCTCGCCCGGGAAGGCGGTGGCGGTCGTCGTCGGCGTCGCGGCCAAGCAGGTGCCGGTCCCGGACGTGTGCGGCAAGTCGCTGGGCGACGCCCAGAAGGCGCTGAAGGCGGCGCAGCTCTCGGTTGGGCCGGTGCAGCCGTCGGCCGCCGATCCCAAGGCGATGACGCTCGCGAACGGGTGCGAGGTGCCCGCCGCGAACCAGTCGGCGGCGCAGGGCGCGCCCGTGAGCCTGTTCCTGCAGAGCGCGGGCGGAAACGCGCTGCCGTCCGTGCAGAACCTGCCGGCGGCGGCGGCCGCCCAGAAGCTGCAGGCGGCGGGCTTGAAGACGGTCATCATCCCGGTGCTCGCGCCGAGCGTGCCGGTCGGGAACGTGGTCACGCAGAAGCCCGGCAGCGGCGCCTCGCTGGCCAAGGGCTCGACGGTGTACATCTACACATCGGCGCTGCCGCGGGTGGCGTACGACAGCGGCGGCAGCGTGTACGTCTCGTCGTTCGGCGCGAACGGCCCGAGCGGGGCGCCGCTGAGGTTGACCTCGAGCACGGCCGCGATCGAGCCGAGCTGGAACGCCGACGGGACCGAGCTCGCCTTCGTCGACCGCACGACCGGCAGCGGCACGGTCGAGGTCGTCGCGGCCGACGGCAAGTCGCCGCCCCAGCCGGTCGCGTCCGGCGCCGACTACCACCGGCCGGTGTTCGCGCCGCTCTCGGGGAGCTCGCTGCTGGCGTTCACCCGCTGGGACAACGGCACGCAGAGCGCGCTCTGCTTCCTCGACTCGAGCCAGCCGAACGCCACGCCGTCGTGCACGACGCCGACAACCCAGCTGCTCGACCGGCCGACCTGGTCGCCCGACGGGCAGTTCATCGCCGTGCTGGCCGAGAACCCGGGCAGCACTCCCACGCCGGCCGGGGTGCTCCTGTTCCAGACGTCCACCCCGTTCTCGCCGGTCGCCACGTCCTGGGGGACGCCGACGCCCTACATGACGCACCCCAACAACCCGGCGGCCGCCCCCACCTTCCTGGCCTACTCGCCGCTGAACGCCGGCCGGTTCACGCTCGCCTATGCGGCCGGCAACTCGGTCTTCCAGACGCCGAACCCGCCCGCGGCCGACGGCACCAAGCTGCTCGACTACCAGCCGGGGCCGCCCGCGTTCTCGTGGCGGACCGACGGCGTGCTCGAGGTCGGCGGCCAGGACTGCTCGACGACGCAGCCCCCGGCGATGGTGGTCGTCCAGTCGGCGGGACAGCAGACGCCGCTCGGGATCAACGGCTGCGACCCGAGCGTCGAGCCGCTGCCGCTGCCGCCTTCGGGGTGAGCTAGCCGTGCTGTGCCGCTCGTGCCGACGCCAGGTGCCGCAGGACGCGCTCTTCTGCGGCCGCTGCGGCGCCCCCCAGGCCAAGGGCGTGCGCGCCCCGCTCGACCTCGTGATCGGCGAGACGCGGGTCCCGCTGACCCAGTCGGTCACCCTGGGGCGGGCCGACTCGAACGACATCACGCTGGCCGATCCCTCCGTCTCGCGCACGCACGCGCGGGTGCTCGTGACCGACTCGGACACCTC is a genomic window of Gaiellales bacterium containing:
- a CDS encoding PASTA domain-containing protein, with the translated sequence MRVCPACHRENPEDSDFCQYCGEYLRWDPTVATPAVRPPSGPGLGPAQVPPGMRPIPQSGGGRGPADSVSITLRSLTDDSDPREGVRVACEPGATATLVASVRNQSGIVDNYDLRVEGLPEGWWTITPPTAYLVPYGAPSGRYEQDAQVHLHPPKSAQAEARDWPIRVVAGSRANGTDAGSASARLTVQPYQNVETDLRPERATGRRRGKFAFAVRNLANAPIELEFSATDPEEKCKFAIKTRRGIAQPGRRTGTELMVKAPKHIWVGRPLDHPFTIHARSPGTEEIVISRQAVFRQQPWFAWWVPIVIAAALALGVAGYKLLQSPPTITVPNLTGKPASAVQALLEKLGLLLTNNPAATKIVAAKNEIGKIVSQNPDAGFKLSPGKAVAVVVGVAAKQVPVPDVCGKSLGDAQKALKAAQLSVGPVQPSAADPKAMTLANGCEVPAANQSAAQGAPVSLFLQSAGGNALPSVQNLPAAAAAQKLQAAGLKTVIIPVLAPSVPVGNVVTQKPGSGASLAKGSTVYIYTSALPRVAYDSGGSVYVSSFGANGPSGAPLRLTSSTAAIEPSWNADGTELAFVDRTTGSGTVEVVAADGKSPPQPVASGADYHRPVFAPLSGSSLLAFTRWDNGTQSALCFLDSSQPNATPSCTTPTTQLLDRPTWSPDGQFIAVLAENPGSTPTPAGVLLFQTSTPFSPVATSWGTPTPYMTHPNNPAAAPTFLAYSPLNAGRFTLAYAAGNSVFQTPNPPAADGTKLLDYQPGPPAFSWRTDGVLEVGGQDCSTTQPPAMVVVQSAGQQTPLGINGCDPSVEPLPLPPSG
- a CDS encoding VgrG-related protein gives rise to the protein MSPLPLISGVEVTIDGDPLDSALAANLLEVRADQRYMLPAAFLVRISDPQLAHIDSSPLTVGAKVEISLAAAGGDSLQPVVSGQITAVEPEFGRQGAVLAARGYDESHTLNRSRVTETYQNMSSDDIAAKVADRAGLETGTISSAGDVHDFVQQNNETDWEFLWRLARRIDFEVKVADGALSFQKAGGDDGSEPPSLRWGDALQTFRPRVTGVQQVEEVVVRSWDPSSKDVIESRQATGTPDASIGIDRGDVGSALGGGSMTMADRPVLSSDEADALATSMASRLANAYVEAEGTCRGNPALTAGVKVQIDGVGQLYGGVYTLSATSHVYRVGQGYETRFAVTGRSPRSLVDLLNPAPVERWGGSVVVGIVTQNSDPDNMGRVRVRYPALGDDIEGWWARIAAPSAGSERGLLMMPVAGDEVLVAFEHGDVRRPYVLGALWNGNDTPGSDLVQTDGSFALRSDNRATVHAGGDITLETDADLEISAGGKLEQKSSGDASYEGQNVTVKANSSLTIEATGDLTIKGASITVQANGAVQVSGASISLG
- a CDS encoding phage tail protein yields the protein MATDDRRTQPLATVVMQRPARELADAEPPRAASARRYLREHLPSIYTDPPGAEPGVEGFTSRLIGSLERVLDPVVATLDCLPAQLSADTAPAPMLALMAGWLGLAEDERRSLADRRDEVRFASAIAQSRGTLPGIQLGLKTAFPSLPLRVEDGGGVTFSTDPAKEPEAGPREFVVYCDTPIPVERQAAVARAVDRLKPVNARYRLRVKSPPKPKQAPEPKPTVESEPPPAEDT
- a CDS encoding LysM peptidoglycan-binding domain-containing protein, yielding MAATDSTTGFQQAQLLIEGQDPLTCWFNPTDYTVRKTNRWSTGSQLSEEFPQREFIGGDPRELTLTLLFDAADTDNDDVADVTDQLFSMLEVQPEVESGKKTARPPTVTFSWGQVSSFTAVATSLRVRYTLFDVDGTPLRAVADIALTQVEKVVGAGGGPRQNPTTAGIAGLRMHVVRDGDSLQSIAYAMYGDPTRWRGIAEANGIDDPLALRRGSTLAIPRANG
- a CDS encoding phage tail protein; this translates as MSFQQQIQDAEQQADQAVDDANQDAQQAERTAQKAERDAQQLMGGASGPINGSDRSTKKGSKTPDPVGALRFLVKADDCTIGRFAHCHGLSAEYEIEEYAEGGQNAFVHKLRGRMRYPNLVLSRGITHESGLMDWFLQTKKAGERGNISVSLLGPDGKPVRRWGFEGAFPVRWEGPVLNARSHTAATETLEIAHRGFVVQD
- a CDS encoding GPW/gp25 family protein, yielding MSTPGDFIGSGVAFPLRVDRQGSLALVRHDDDIREAIAVILGTMPGERPMRPQFGCAIHDHVFSGIDGNTLGRIDHDVRVALDRWEPRAQVLEVDFDLSERDEGRLLIDITYRIRSTNDVRNLVYPFYLVPSEEES
- a CDS encoding putative baseplate assembly protein, which produces MSLPQVDLDDRRFQDLVNEARTRVARACPEWTEHNVSDPGITLIELFAWMTDMLVYRLNRVPDKVHVALLELLGITLAPPAPAATDLRFRLAAPAAEPVPVGAWDTEVGTLRTPREESIVFQTSADFTIPALRPKAYMLEHDGAAREIPVGSGVARPRGGDQAPFAAPPVPGDALYLGFDTSLSRLVVGVSVECSQARGAGVDPEDPPLRWEYSTGEGALGWREATVLADHTGGFNYGSGMVELELPAETGQATVGERKLHWIRCRVDPFTRTEVAASYTLPPEIYSITAGAIGARIPAMHANRRRAELLGESDGTPGQSFRLRHAPVLSLANDEALEVLPPRGDDWERWELVESFAESSADDRHFVLDAASGEVQLGTAVYAGDGSWRQFGAVPAKGSLLRMSGYRSGGGRRGNLAAGTLNVLKSSIPGVASVTNPLAATGGVDGETLDDARRRAPLELRTRYRAVTAEDFEALCREASRQVARVYCIPPDPDDALVRVRLLPMIEDAYRKLTLEELTPSDDLLAQVAAYLDPRRMVGSRVHLAPVQLRGVSVVCDVQAALGADPGRVEVEIERMLYTYLNPLVGGNPHGPGTGWEFGRSLNQGELFGVVHQVPGVEFVKILRVYETDLVTGKQDPKPLGSHLEIEAHALVASGTHIVKAAHREM